A window from Chitinophaga filiformis encodes these proteins:
- a CDS encoding lipopolysaccharide biosynthesis protein, whose translation MEHSKQDAVNNNAEISLRELLIKLGEWWRFLLSKWLIICICGIVGAGLGLTLALIKKKSYVAELTFVMEDSKSSSLSAYAGLASQFGIDLGGGSGDIGVFSGENMQGFLKTRLMVEKTLLSPVTVNGKQISLADLYIDFNKLQSNWKDKPIAGLHFPYGLDRKQFTLQQDSVLNTIQENIVKYNLEVAKPDKALSFVSVKVTSGHELFSKVFTETLVNKAIDFYVDTKTKRSKANVDKLQATADSLEVLLNNKSYSLAVTQDMNVNPIRQVSNVGTQKQAREKLMLETMYTEVVKNLEISKMSMAQETPLIQIVDSPILPLKIEKLGKLKALLIGGILAGFLCLVWLIGRRILREVMQEEN comes from the coding sequence ATGGAACATTCAAAACAGGACGCTGTTAATAATAATGCTGAAATATCCCTGAGGGAGCTGTTGATAAAGTTGGGGGAATGGTGGCGGTTTCTGCTTAGTAAGTGGCTGATCATATGTATATGTGGGATAGTGGGGGCCGGCTTGGGATTGACGCTGGCATTGATTAAAAAGAAAAGTTATGTAGCAGAGCTGACTTTCGTCATGGAAGACAGCAAATCAAGCTCATTAAGCGCATATGCAGGTTTAGCCAGCCAATTCGGAATTGATCTGGGAGGTGGGAGTGGAGACATAGGTGTATTTTCCGGGGAAAATATGCAGGGGTTCCTTAAGACCAGGCTGATGGTGGAAAAGACATTGCTATCGCCGGTAACAGTGAATGGTAAGCAGATCTCCCTGGCGGATCTGTATATTGACTTTAACAAGCTGCAAAGTAATTGGAAGGACAAACCGATCGCCGGATTACATTTCCCTTACGGACTGGATCGCAAGCAATTTACCTTACAGCAGGACAGCGTACTTAATACTATCCAGGAAAATATTGTCAAGTACAATCTTGAAGTGGCAAAACCAGATAAAGCATTAAGTTTTGTATCGGTAAAGGTTACATCAGGCCATGAGCTTTTCTCAAAAGTTTTTACCGAAACATTGGTAAACAAAGCGATCGACTTTTACGTAGATACGAAGACCAAGCGCTCAAAGGCCAATGTGGATAAACTACAGGCCACCGCCGATTCATTGGAAGTTTTGCTGAATAACAAGTCATACTCTCTGGCTGTTACACAGGACATGAATGTGAATCCTATCAGGCAGGTCTCTAATGTAGGTACACAGAAGCAGGCGCGGGAGAAACTGATGCTGGAAACCATGTATACAGAAGTGGTTAAAAACCTTGAGATAAGTAAAATGTCAATGGCCCAGGAAACGCCATTGATACAAATCGTTGATTCGCCTATTCTGCCTTTGAAGATAGAAAAGCTGGGTAAACTGAAAGCACTGCTGATAGGAGGAATTCTGGCGGGCTTTTTATGTCTTGTGTGGTTGATCGGGCGAAGGATCTTGAGGGAAGTGATGCAGGAGGAAAACTAA
- the pseB gene encoding UDP-N-acetylglucosamine 4,6-dehydratase (inverting) has product MLDLNNKSIFITGGTGSFGKAFTKIVLEKWPNVKRLVIFSRDEQKQFQMAQEYPAAKYPMIRFFIGDVRDYDRLKRALKGIDYVIHAAAMKHVPIAEYNPSECIKTNIMGAENIINACLESSVEKVVALSTDKAAAPINLYGATKLASDKLFIAANNIRGYNPITFSVVRYGNVMGSNGSVIPFFLNKRKEGVLPITDTSMTRFNISLEDGVAMVLHALETAWGGELFVPKIPSYKITDVATAIGPDCKHQVVGIRPGEKIHEEMITTSDSFSTYDLGKYYAILPQVPRWSLDEFIAKFNAKKVPEGFNYNSGQNTEWLSVEELRKLIREQIDPTFSI; this is encoded by the coding sequence ATGTTGGACCTAAATAACAAAAGCATTTTCATTACAGGAGGTACAGGATCTTTCGGTAAAGCATTTACTAAGATCGTTCTTGAAAAATGGCCTAATGTAAAAAGGCTGGTGATCTTCTCAAGGGATGAGCAGAAACAATTCCAGATGGCACAGGAATACCCTGCTGCCAAATATCCCATGATCCGTTTCTTTATCGGAGATGTCAGGGATTACGACAGGCTGAAAAGGGCTTTGAAGGGTATTGATTATGTGATTCATGCAGCCGCAATGAAACACGTACCTATTGCTGAATACAATCCTAGTGAGTGTATCAAGACCAACATCATGGGTGCTGAAAACATCATTAACGCTTGTCTTGAGTCTTCCGTTGAAAAGGTAGTAGCGCTTTCAACCGATAAAGCCGCCGCGCCTATCAACCTTTATGGAGCCACCAAACTGGCATCAGACAAATTGTTCATTGCAGCCAACAACATCAGGGGATATAATCCGATCACCTTCTCAGTAGTACGTTATGGTAACGTAATGGGATCTAACGGATCAGTAATTCCATTTTTCCTGAATAAAAGGAAGGAAGGTGTATTGCCGATCACAGATACGAGCATGACAAGGTTCAATATTTCACTGGAAGATGGTGTAGCGATGGTGTTGCATGCATTGGAAACCGCGTGGGGAGGAGAACTTTTCGTACCAAAGATCCCTTCTTACAAAATCACTGATGTAGCTACAGCAATTGGCCCTGATTGTAAACACCAGGTTGTGGGTATCAGACCGGGAGAAAAGATCCATGAGGAAATGATCACTACTTCAGATTCATTCTCCACTTATGATCTTGGTAAGTATTATGCAATACTTCCCCAGGTACCGAGATGGTCGCTTGATGAATTCATTGCAAAATTCAATGCAAAGAAGGTTCCGGAAGGATTTAACTATAATTCCGGTCAGAACACTGAGTGGCTATCTGTTGAAGAGTTGAGGAAATTGATTAGGGAGCAGATAGACCCGACATTTTCAATTTAA
- a CDS encoding SDR family oxidoreductase, producing the protein MPIKVVIAGATGMLGQHLFRVFSGNPVYDVYAISRTGAHIPADRHIQLDMTDTAQLKKSMLALKPEIVIYAAAQVNVDLCEKDKDYAYALHVTAAKVLSELPSVKSFVYISSDAVFDGQRGNYVEKDSCNPLNYYATTKMLAEQELLKRSTDIYVIRVNIYGFHATPGNSLFEWAWNAFDKGEKITGFDNVYFNPLYVGTLARLVLKLLEKKVKKGVYHFGTSDTLSKYDFLLSIANAFNFDRSLLQKTELDQSKFKAPRPLNTTLCTNKIVAAGIRMPAFEEGMAELVNDFKKKFANEYNL; encoded by the coding sequence ATGCCCATAAAAGTTGTAATTGCCGGTGCAACCGGTATGCTTGGCCAACATTTATTTAGAGTTTTTTCCGGAAACCCGGTATATGACGTCTATGCAATATCAAGAACGGGCGCTCATATACCGGCAGACAGGCATATTCAGCTGGATATGACTGACACTGCACAACTTAAAAAATCGATGCTGGCCCTTAAGCCGGAGATAGTAATATATGCTGCGGCGCAGGTGAATGTTGATCTTTGTGAAAAGGATAAGGACTATGCATATGCATTACATGTGACTGCCGCGAAGGTGCTCAGTGAGCTGCCTTCCGTGAAGTCATTTGTATATATATCTTCAGATGCTGTCTTTGATGGTCAGCGGGGCAACTATGTTGAAAAGGACAGTTGTAATCCGCTGAACTATTATGCGACCACCAAAATGCTGGCGGAGCAGGAGCTGCTGAAGAGATCAACAGATATTTATGTAATTAGGGTCAACATCTACGGCTTCCACGCAACACCGGGAAATTCCCTGTTTGAATGGGCCTGGAATGCTTTTGATAAGGGAGAGAAAATAACTGGTTTCGACAACGTTTATTTCAATCCATTATATGTTGGTACGCTGGCCCGGCTGGTACTTAAATTATTGGAGAAGAAGGTGAAGAAGGGGGTTTATCATTTTGGCACGTCCGATACATTGTCCAAGTATGATTTCCTGCTTAGCATAGCAAATGCGTTTAATTTTGACAGATCACTGTTACAGAAAACGGAGCTGGATCAGTCAAAGTTTAAGGCGCCAAGGCCTTTGAATACTACATTGTGTACAAATAAGATTGTGGCAGCAGGGATAAGGATGCCGGCTTTTGAAGAAGGCATGGCTGAATTGGTGAACGACTTCAAAAAAAAATTTGCAAATGAATACAACCTTTAA